The following are encoded together in the Adhaeribacter arboris genome:
- a CDS encoding DUF4097 family beta strand repeat-containing protein codes for MEASPGSTFPEALAKYTIDVRQEGNTIYAIAERKERSWNNENNLSIGFEIQVPQQMACNLRTSGGSISLESVTGEQTVQTSGGSLSFKNIKGNMDANTSGGSIDLANYQGSLDAQTSGGSINIDDANGSLKVHTSGGSIHLDKVAGDINAHTSGGSIHADVQRLGKYLTLETSGGSVHATIPGGKGLDLDLEGNRVKTALTNFNGTSDTRRVKGTVNGGGIPVKMSTSGGTTELSYRM; via the coding sequence CTGGAAGCGTCGCCTGGAAGCACCTTCCCCGAAGCCTTAGCCAAATACACCATCGACGTTCGCCAGGAAGGTAATACTATTTATGCTATTGCCGAACGCAAAGAAAGAAGCTGGAACAATGAAAATAACTTAAGCATTGGTTTTGAGATTCAAGTGCCGCAGCAAATGGCCTGCAACCTGCGCACCAGCGGCGGCAGTATTAGCCTGGAATCCGTTACCGGGGAACAAACAGTACAAACCAGTGGAGGTAGCCTTAGCTTTAAAAACATTAAAGGCAACATGGACGCCAATACCTCCGGCGGCAGCATTGACCTGGCTAATTACCAAGGTTCCCTGGATGCCCAAACCAGTGGCGGCTCCATCAACATCGACGATGCCAACGGCAGCCTGAAAGTACATACCAGCGGGGGCAGCATTCACCTAGATAAGGTAGCCGGCGATATCAATGCTCATACCAGCGGGGGCAGCATCCACGCAGATGTACAACGCTTAGGTAAATATCTTACTTTAGAAACCAGCGGCGGCTCCGTACACGCTACCATTCCCGGCGGCAAAGGTCTAGACCTAGATTTAGAAGGTAATCGGGTAAAAACCGCTTTAACTAATTTTAATGGCACTTCGGATACTCGGCGGGTAAAGGGTACTGTAAACGGAGGCGGTATCCCGGTAAAAATGAGTACTTCCGGCGGTACCACCGAACTTTCTTACCGGATGTAG
- a CDS encoding AAA family ATPase, which yields MPEKTLTIGITGPESTGKSTLAEQLANYYGAVWVPEYARAYLADLQRPYTQADVEKIAVEQLDRMNKALKPAPKLVFYDTELLVLKIWLENAYGTSPAWLRQALHQQNIDLYLLMDVDLPWEPDPQREHPHLRQFFYDWYQRELLALKLNFVTISGSYTARFEAARQQIDKLLI from the coding sequence TTGCCCGAAAAAACACTTACGATTGGCATAACCGGACCAGAATCTACGGGTAAATCTACCTTAGCCGAGCAACTAGCAAATTATTACGGAGCCGTGTGGGTGCCGGAATACGCCCGGGCATACTTAGCTGATTTACAGAGGCCTTACACGCAGGCCGATGTAGAAAAGATAGCAGTGGAACAGCTAGACCGGATGAATAAAGCTCTAAAACCAGCACCAAAACTCGTTTTCTATGATACCGAATTATTAGTTTTAAAAATTTGGCTGGAAAATGCCTATGGAACTAGTCCGGCTTGGCTGCGCCAGGCTCTTCACCAACAGAATATAGATTTGTACTTACTAATGGACGTAGATTTACCTTGGGAACCCGATCCGCAACGCGAACATCCTCATTTACGCCAATTCTTTTATGATTGGTACCAGCGCGAATTGCTAGCTCTTAAATTAAACTTCGTGACAATTTCCGGATCTTATACTGCCCGGTTCGAAGCTGCCCGCCAACAAATAGATAAACTTTTAATTTAG
- a CDS encoding aldose 1-epimerase family protein, which yields MHTLQNGTFQIGVQEQGAELCSFKNNQNNLEYIWQADPAIWARHAPVLFPTVGKLKDNRYTYQGNAYTLPQHGFARDYSFALESKTENSLTFLLQQSEATLTNYPFSFRLYISYRLQENALTIAYCVENPGDSILFFSLGAHPGFTCPLFPDEKFSDYYLQFEHPEALERYLLEQGLQNGQTEAVLLENDSQLPLNYELFEKDAIVLKNLRSEKISLRSRHHEHGLDFVFKGFPYFGIWTKEKNAPFICLEPWHGIADSINSSGDLTEKEGIISLPPSKNFTCEYSIVVR from the coding sequence ATGCATACTCTTCAAAACGGTACTTTCCAGATTGGCGTGCAGGAACAAGGCGCAGAATTGTGCAGTTTTAAAAATAACCAGAATAATCTAGAGTATATTTGGCAAGCTGATCCGGCTATTTGGGCGCGGCACGCCCCGGTATTGTTCCCCACTGTGGGTAAGCTAAAAGATAACCGCTACACTTACCAGGGTAATGCTTACACTTTGCCGCAGCACGGTTTTGCCCGGGATTATTCCTTTGCTTTAGAAAGTAAAACGGAAAATTCTTTAACTTTTCTCCTGCAACAGTCAGAAGCTACTTTAACTAATTATCCTTTTTCGTTCCGGCTTTACATAAGTTATCGTTTACAAGAAAATGCTTTAACCATTGCTTACTGCGTGGAGAATCCGGGCGATAGTATTTTATTTTTTTCGCTGGGAGCGCACCCAGGCTTTACTTGTCCTTTATTCCCGGATGAAAAATTTTCGGATTATTACCTGCAATTTGAACATCCGGAAGCCTTAGAAAGGTATTTACTCGAGCAAGGTTTGCAGAACGGCCAAACGGAAGCAGTGCTATTGGAAAATGATTCTCAGCTGCCGCTGAATTATGAATTATTCGAGAAAGATGCTATTGTTTTAAAAAATCTTCGTTCCGAAAAAATCTCTTTGCGCAGCCGCCACCACGAACACGGGTTAGATTTCGTATTTAAAGGCTTCCCGTATTTCGGCATCTGGACAAAAGAAAAAAATGCGCCTTTTATTTGCTTGGAACCATGGCACGGCATTGCCGATTCTATAAACAGTTCCGGTGACCTCACCGAAAAAGAAGGTATAATATCATTGCCTCCTTCTAAGAATTTTACCTGCGAGTACAGTATTGTGGTAAGGTAA
- a CDS encoding TonB-dependent receptor, translating into MKHVLLLWACLFGPFITLAQFAVSGRVTDVLSQKPLIGATVQVNQTGTTTNEQGYYQLPGILAGAQKLIVSYLGYETNAIAFNLQQDLTQNVALNPTSLRANEVVITATRANDKTGTTFTNVDKQQIAARNFGQDLPYLLEQTPSVVVNSDAGAGVGYTGIRIRGSDITRINVTVNGIPINDAESHGAFFVNMPDLASSVQDIQVQRGVGTSTNGAGAFGASLNMRTIGVNPEAYAEANNTFGSFNTWRHTLAFGTGLLRNKFSLDARLSKISSDGYIDRAFSKLKSYYVAAGYTGKTGMLKFVTFSGQEQTYQAWNGVPADSLKTNRRYNSLTYDNETDNYQQDHYQLHYSKTFGPLFDFGGAFHLTRGKGYYEQYKNDQSLSNYNLPPIIIGDTTISRTDLIRRKWLDNYFYGATYALNYHAPQGLFSATLGGSWNRYDGDHYGEIIWARYASNSEIRQRYYQGESLKTDFTVYGKVNYQAMDQLSLFGDVQYRTIHYELAGTDDNKRDVTQQADFNFLNPKAGITYAFTPNQTVYASYAVGNREPVRSDFVDRKGAEKPKAETMYNLEVGYRLRNSQTNSSGQQLRYSLDANYYYMDYYNQLVLTGQLNDVGSPLRTNIKQSYRTGVELAGLLNWNNLIEFSSTITLSRNKIKNYFETVYVYDADYNVENTVVNDYSETDISFSPDFISSHKLELQPIKGLRAALLYKTVSKQYLDNTSNDLRRLNGYQVADVRLRYTIQPKFLKELELALLINNILNKKYEANGYTFSEQYSNDPTRYDYNYYYPQATRNFLLTIGVKF; encoded by the coding sequence ATGAAACACGTACTTTTACTTTGGGCTTGCCTTTTTGGGCCATTTATTACCTTAGCCCAGTTTGCGGTGAGCGGCCGGGTTACGGATGTACTTTCGCAAAAACCGTTGATAGGTGCCACCGTGCAAGTAAATCAAACCGGTACCACTACCAACGAACAAGGTTATTACCAATTACCAGGCATTTTGGCTGGTGCACAAAAATTGATTGTATCTTACTTGGGATATGAAACAAATGCAATTGCTTTCAATCTGCAGCAGGACCTTACGCAGAATGTTGCTTTAAACCCTACTAGTCTGCGGGCGAACGAAGTAGTAATAACGGCTACCCGTGCCAACGATAAAACCGGTACTACTTTTACCAACGTCGACAAACAACAAATTGCGGCCCGTAACTTTGGGCAGGATTTGCCTTATCTGTTGGAACAAACGCCTTCGGTAGTGGTTAATTCCGACGCCGGAGCGGGGGTAGGTTACACGGGTATCCGTATCCGGGGCTCCGATATTACCCGCATTAACGTAACGGTAAACGGTATCCCTATCAACGATGCCGAATCGCACGGCGCCTTTTTCGTGAACATGCCCGATTTAGCTTCTTCGGTGCAGGATATTCAGGTGCAGCGAGGGGTGGGCACCTCTACCAACGGGGCCGGCGCTTTCGGGGCAAGTTTAAATATGCGTACTATAGGAGTAAATCCCGAAGCGTACGCCGAAGCCAATAATACTTTTGGCTCGTTTAATACCTGGAGGCATACTTTAGCTTTTGGTACCGGATTGCTCCGGAATAAGTTTTCTTTAGACGCCCGCTTATCTAAAATTTCTTCTGATGGTTATATTGACCGGGCTTTCTCCAAGCTTAAATCGTATTATGTGGCGGCCGGCTATACAGGTAAAACCGGTATGCTGAAGTTTGTCACTTTTTCGGGGCAGGAGCAAACCTACCAGGCCTGGAATGGAGTACCCGCAGACTCACTTAAAACTAACCGGAGGTATAATTCTTTAACCTACGACAATGAGACCGATAATTATCAGCAAGATCATTACCAACTGCATTACTCGAAAACTTTTGGTCCTTTGTTTGATTTTGGGGGTGCTTTTCATTTAACCCGGGGCAAAGGCTATTACGAACAATATAAAAACGACCAAAGTTTAAGCAACTATAACCTGCCGCCCATAATAATTGGCGATACTACCATTTCCCGTACCGACTTAATTCGGCGTAAATGGCTCGATAATTATTTTTACGGGGCCACTTATGCTTTAAATTACCATGCGCCTCAAGGCTTATTTAGCGCCACCTTGGGTGGCTCCTGGAACCGGTACGATGGCGATCATTACGGCGAAATAATCTGGGCGCGTTATGCTTCTAACAGCGAAATACGGCAGCGGTATTACCAGGGCGAATCATTAAAAACCGACTTTACCGTTTATGGTAAAGTAAACTACCAGGCTATGGACCAATTAAGCTTATTTGGCGATGTTCAATACCGCACCATTCACTATGAATTAGCGGGTACCGACGATAATAAACGCGATGTAACGCAACAAGCAGATTTTAATTTCTTAAACCCGAAAGCCGGTATAACTTACGCCTTTACGCCGAACCAAACGGTATATGCTTCTTACGCCGTAGGCAACCGGGAGCCGGTCCGGAGTGATTTTGTAGACCGGAAAGGTGCCGAAAAACCTAAGGCCGAAACTATGTATAACCTGGAGGTAGGCTACCGTTTACGGAATAGCCAAACTAATTCCAGCGGTCAGCAACTGCGCTATAGCTTGGATGCGAATTATTATTACATGGATTATTACAACCAATTAGTTTTAACCGGCCAGTTAAACGACGTGGGCTCCCCGCTGCGGACCAACATAAAACAAAGTTACCGCACCGGAGTAGAATTAGCCGGTTTGCTTAACTGGAATAATTTAATTGAATTTAGCAGCACGATTACCCTGAGCCGGAATAAAATTAAAAATTACTTCGAAACGGTTTACGTGTACGATGCGGATTATAACGTGGAGAACACGGTGGTAAATGATTATTCTGAAACTGATATTTCTTTCTCCCCGGATTTTATTTCCTCGCATAAACTGGAATTACAACCCATCAAAGGTCTAAGGGCAGCCTTGTTGTACAAAACGGTAAGTAAACAATATTTAGATAATACTTCCAACGATTTGCGCCGGTTAAATGGCTACCAGGTAGCGGATGTGCGTTTGCGTTACACGATCCAGCCCAAATTTTTAAAAGAATTAGAATTGGCTCTGCTGATCAATAACATTTTAAATAAAAAGTACGAAGCCAACGGCTATACTTTCAGCGAACAGTATTCCAACGATCCTACCCGGTACGATTACAACTATTACTATCCGCAGGCAACGCGTAATTTCTTGTTAACCATAGGAGTTAAATTTTAG
- a CDS encoding acyl-CoA dehydrogenase family protein codes for MTDYFQISDLLTDEHRLIQQTMRDFVRREISPYIEKWAQDAHFPPEIVRKFGEVGAFGPTIPTEYGGGGLDYISYGIIMQEIERGDSGMRSTASVQGSLVMFPIYQYGSEEQRRKYLPKLATGEWLGCFGLTEPDYGSNPGGMLTTLKDKGDHFVLNGSKLWISNSPACQVAVVWAKNEEGRIKGVLVERGMEGFSTPEIHNKWSLRASTTGELVFENVKIPKENILPNIEGLKGPLSCLDSARYGISWGAIGAAIDCYESALNYAKQRIQFDKPIASFQLIQKKLAEMLTEITKAQLMAWRLGILKNEGKATTQQISMAKRNSVDMALQVARDARQIHGGMGITGEYPIMRHMMNLESVITYEGTHDIHLLITGADITGIPAFK; via the coding sequence ATGACTGATTACTTTCAAATTTCCGACCTTTTAACCGACGAACACAGGCTGATTCAGCAAACTATGCGCGACTTTGTGCGGCGCGAGATTTCGCCGTACATTGAAAAGTGGGCCCAAGACGCGCATTTTCCGCCCGAAATTGTACGTAAGTTCGGCGAAGTAGGCGCTTTTGGCCCAACTATACCCACGGAGTACGGAGGGGGCGGCCTGGATTATATTTCCTATGGTATCATCATGCAGGAAATTGAGCGGGGCGATTCGGGGATGCGGTCTACGGCTTCGGTGCAAGGGTCTTTAGTCATGTTTCCGATTTATCAGTACGGTTCCGAAGAGCAGCGCCGCAAGTATTTACCTAAACTGGCAACCGGCGAATGGCTGGGTTGTTTCGGCTTAACTGAGCCGGATTACGGTTCAAACCCCGGCGGCATGCTCACTACCTTAAAAGATAAAGGGGATCATTTTGTCCTGAATGGTTCTAAGTTGTGGATTTCTAATTCACCAGCTTGTCAGGTAGCCGTAGTTTGGGCAAAAAACGAAGAAGGCCGGATTAAAGGTGTTTTGGTAGAACGGGGCATGGAAGGTTTCTCTACGCCCGAAATTCATAATAAATGGAGTTTGCGGGCCAGTACTACCGGCGAACTTGTTTTTGAAAACGTAAAAATTCCGAAAGAAAATATTTTACCGAATATTGAAGGTTTAAAAGGCCCGTTAAGTTGCCTCGACTCGGCCCGTTACGGTATTTCCTGGGGCGCTATCGGAGCCGCTATTGATTGTTATGAATCGGCCCTTAATTATGCCAAGCAGCGCATTCAATTCGATAAACCCATTGCTTCGTTCCAGCTAATCCAAAAGAAATTAGCCGAAATGCTCACCGAAATTACCAAAGCGCAGTTAATGGCTTGGCGGCTCGGCATTTTAAAAAACGAAGGAAAAGCCACGACGCAGCAAATATCCATGGCAAAACGCAACAGCGTGGATATGGCTTTACAGGTAGCCCGTGATGCCCGGCAAATTCACGGCGGCATGGGCATTACCGGCGAATACCCGATTATGCGCCACATGATGAACCTGGAATCGGTAATTACTTACGAAGGTACCCACGACATCCATTTATTAATTACCGGCGCCGATATTACGGGTATTCCGGCGTTCAAATAA
- a CDS encoding RidA family protein, which produces MNRQNISSGAVWEEVIGYSRAVRIGNVIEVAGTTAVDGDTVIGLGDAFEQTKFILSKIEKALQEAGANMADVVRTRMFVTDISNWEEIGRAHGEYFSTIKPVTSMLEVKALIQPELLIEIEVTAILST; this is translated from the coding sequence ATGAATCGACAAAATATTTCTTCGGGAGCCGTTTGGGAAGAGGTGATTGGTTACTCGCGGGCAGTACGCATAGGCAATGTTATAGAAGTAGCGGGTACCACCGCAGTAGACGGCGATACCGTTATTGGTTTGGGCGATGCCTTTGAGCAAACCAAATTTATTCTTAGTAAAATTGAAAAAGCCTTGCAGGAAGCCGGAGCCAATATGGCCGATGTGGTTCGAACCCGGATGTTTGTAACGGATATTTCTAACTGGGAAGAAATTGGCCGGGCGCACGGAGAATATTTTAGCACTATTAAACCAGTTACCTCGATGCTAGAAGTAAAAGCTTTGATTCAGCCTGAATTGTTAATAGAAATTGAAGTCACAGCTATTCTTTCTACCTAA
- the ruvB gene encoding Holliday junction branch migration DNA helicase RuvB: MREDYLTGGDDSMSQAEKEIDKALRPLSFRDFTGQEKIVENLKIFVQAARRRGEALDHVLLHGPPGLGKTTLSHIIASELDANIKMTSGPVLDKPSDLAGLLTNLDRNDVLFIDEIHRLNPIVEEYLYSAMEDYKIDIMLDSGPNARTVQISLNPFTLIGATTRSGLLTSPLRARFGINSRLEYYDSALLTSIVKRSADILGSPIHQDAAFEIARRSRGTPRIANNLLRRTRDFAQIKGDGTITVDIAQFALNALDVDHNGLDEMDNRILNTIIDKFKGGPVGLSTIATACGEESETIEEVYEPFLIQEGYIKRTARGREATELAYIHLGKIPPRQVGTLFDSPLS; this comes from the coding sequence ATGCGTGAAGATTATTTAACCGGCGGTGATGATAGTATGTCGCAGGCCGAAAAAGAAATTGACAAAGCCCTCCGGCCCTTAAGTTTTCGCGACTTTACGGGTCAGGAAAAAATTGTCGAAAATTTAAAAATATTTGTGCAGGCGGCCCGGCGGCGGGGCGAAGCTCTGGACCATGTTCTCTTACATGGGCCTCCTGGTTTAGGTAAAACTACCTTATCGCACATTATTGCTTCCGAACTGGATGCCAATATTAAAATGACTTCCGGGCCGGTACTGGATAAACCCAGCGATTTGGCAGGTTTATTAACCAACCTCGACCGGAACGACGTTTTGTTTATCGACGAAATTCACCGCTTGAACCCTATTGTGGAAGAGTATTTATACTCGGCCATGGAAGATTATAAAATTGATATTATGCTCGATTCGGGACCAAATGCCCGTACCGTGCAAATTAGTTTAAATCCGTTTACTTTAATTGGTGCTACCACGCGCTCAGGCTTGCTAACCTCTCCGCTACGGGCTCGTTTTGGCATTAATTCCCGGTTAGAGTATTACGATTCGGCTTTATTAACCAGCATTGTAAAACGGTCGGCCGATATTTTAGGGTCGCCTATTCACCAAGATGCCGCATTTGAGATTGCCCGCCGGAGCCGCGGAACGCCGCGGATTGCCAATAACTTGTTACGCCGAACCCGGGACTTTGCCCAGATTAAAGGCGATGGTACCATCACGGTAGATATTGCGCAGTTTGCTCTAAACGCGTTGGATGTGGATCATAATGGTTTAGATGAAATGGACAACCGGATTTTAAATACTATTATTGATAAGTTTAAAGGTGGTCCGGTGGGTTTATCTACCATTGCTACTGCCTGCGGCGAAGAATCCGAAACCATTGAGGAAGTATACGAGCCGTTTTTAATTCAGGAAGGCTACATTAAACGTACTGCCCGTGGCCGCGAAGCAACGGAATTGGCTTACATTCATTTAGGTAAAATTCCGCCCCGGCAAGTAGGTACTTTATTTGACTCGCCTTTATCTTGA
- the queG gene encoding tRNA epoxyqueuosine(34) reductase QueG, with product MLPTQQYTQLIKQKALELGFMYCGISKAEFLEEEAPRLENWLNRQMHGQMHYMENHFDKRLDPRLLVEGAKSVVSLLLNYYPEEQQPNDTFQISKYAYGQDYHFVIKDKLKDLLAYIRENIGEVGGRAFVDSAPVLDKAWAKKSGLGWIGKNSNLITPQVGSFYFIAELILDVELEYDGPIKDYCGTCTKCLDACPTNAIIEPYVVDGSKCISYFTIELKDQIPDSVDGKLGNWVFGCDICQDVCPWNRFARPHQEPAFNPNPGLLNMSEKDWQEITEDVFREVFRKSAVKRTGYNGLLRNIKFVTHKKDD from the coding sequence TTGTTACCAACCCAACAGTATACGCAGTTAATAAAGCAGAAAGCCTTAGAGCTGGGGTTTATGTATTGCGGCATATCCAAAGCAGAGTTTCTGGAAGAAGAAGCGCCCCGCCTGGAAAATTGGTTGAACCGCCAGATGCACGGGCAAATGCATTACATGGAAAATCATTTCGATAAACGCCTGGATCCCCGTTTGTTGGTAGAAGGTGCCAAATCCGTGGTTTCTTTGCTGCTGAACTATTATCCGGAAGAACAACAACCCAACGACACTTTCCAGATTTCAAAATACGCTTACGGGCAAGATTACCACTTTGTCATTAAAGATAAGTTAAAAGACTTGCTGGCTTATATCCGGGAAAACATAGGCGAAGTAGGCGGGCGCGCATTCGTAGACTCGGCACCGGTGCTGGATAAAGCTTGGGCGAAAAAAAGTGGCTTAGGTTGGATAGGGAAAAACAGCAATTTAATTACACCCCAGGTAGGTAGCTTTTACTTTATTGCCGAATTAATTTTGGATGTTGAATTGGAGTACGACGGCCCGATTAAAGATTATTGCGGTACCTGCACCAAATGCCTGGACGCTTGCCCTACCAACGCCATTATTGAACCTTACGTGGTGGATGGCAGCAAATGTATTTCGTATTTTACAATTGAATTAAAAGACCAGATTCCTGACTCAGTAGATGGTAAATTGGGTAATTGGGTATTTGGCTGTGATATTTGTCAGGACGTTTGCCCCTGGAACCGGTTTGCGCGACCGCACCAAGAACCTGCCTTTAATCCGAATCCGGGTTTACTAAATATGTCAGAAAAAGATTGGCAGGAAATTACCGAAGATGTATTTCGAGAAGTGTTCCGTAAGTCGGCCGTTAAACGAACGGGTTATAACGGCCTTTTACGCAATATTAAATTTGTAACTCATAAAAAAGACGACTAA
- a CDS encoding ferritin-like domain-containing protein translates to MNIPNLLTQIEKVDPEIYERLDSRRAIFKHFAGFGKKLAVAAVPLAFSSMLNKAYGQTNRSVTDVLKFAYLLENLEAEFYKQAAAKDIFLTPAGKGAFETIRNHEVAHVAFLKTALGADAPTYTADTFDYDAGGLLGGKTFTDYATMLAVAQAFEDTGVRAYKGQAAFLISNNDVLQAALQIHSIEARHAAHIRRMRRDMAAMPANQKPWITGKDLGGLPSIIQPVYDGEELTTQATVKITGTFGGITISEAAASEAFDEPLTTEQVTAIVTPFLKK, encoded by the coding sequence ATGAATATACCTAATCTGCTTACCCAAATTGAAAAAGTTGATCCGGAAATCTACGAACGTTTAGATTCGCGCCGAGCAATTTTTAAACACTTTGCCGGATTTGGCAAAAAACTAGCGGTTGCTGCTGTACCGCTCGCTTTCAGCTCTATGCTGAACAAAGCTTATGGACAAACCAACCGTTCCGTTACCGATGTCCTTAAATTTGCTTACCTATTAGAAAACTTAGAGGCCGAATTTTACAAACAAGCGGCCGCGAAGGATATTTTCCTAACCCCTGCTGGTAAAGGAGCCTTTGAAACTATCCGGAACCACGAAGTAGCGCACGTGGCTTTCTTAAAAACTGCTTTAGGAGCCGATGCCCCTACCTACACGGCTGACACTTTTGATTATGACGCCGGTGGACTATTGGGAGGTAAAACTTTCACTGATTATGCCACTATGCTGGCCGTAGCGCAAGCTTTTGAAGATACCGGAGTGAGAGCTTATAAAGGCCAGGCGGCTTTCTTAATCAGCAATAACGATGTATTACAGGCGGCTTTACAAATTCACTCGATAGAAGCCCGGCATGCCGCTCATATTCGGCGCATGCGGCGCGATATGGCGGCTATGCCCGCTAATCAAAAACCCTGGATTACCGGTAAGGACTTAGGCGGTCTACCTTCTATAATTCAACCAGTTTATGATGGGGAAGAATTAACTACTCAGGCTACTGTAAAAATTACCGGTACTTTTGGCGGCATAACCATTAGCGAAGCGGCGGCTTCCGAAGCTTTTGATGAGCCTTTAACCACCGAACAAGTAACGGCTATCGTTACTCCGTTCTTGAAAAAATAA
- a CDS encoding ferritin-like domain-containing protein has protein sequence MTKLLKPKESGNGLIESVNKPINRKSFFKFAGAGAALTTLLLSGCNDDDDGKFNGVVDTPPTPPTPGPTTVSLGSGDVGVLNYAYALEQLEAAFYTQVVASTTFNATFPDAKERQTLTDIRDHEIAHREFFKAALTAAAPAAIIPGLTPNFSSINFGDRTAVLNAAKTFEDLGVSAYNGAGKLLTTPDFLVLAGKIVSVEARHAAEIRDLISNGTFADTGNNDKGFDLVADPATVLGAAKSFVKETIDFSKLPTS, from the coding sequence ATGACAAAACTATTGAAACCGAAGGAAAGCGGTAACGGGTTAATTGAATCGGTGAACAAACCCATTAACCGGAAGAGTTTTTTTAAATTTGCCGGTGCAGGAGCGGCCTTAACTACCCTGTTACTTTCTGGTTGTAACGACGATGACGATGGTAAATTTAACGGCGTAGTAGATACCCCACCTACCCCTCCAACACCTGGTCCAACTACGGTTAGTCTGGGGTCCGGCGATGTAGGTGTATTAAACTATGCTTATGCCCTGGAACAACTCGAAGCCGCTTTTTATACCCAGGTAGTAGCCAGCACTACGTTTAATGCTACTTTTCCGGATGCTAAGGAAAGACAAACTTTAACGGATATACGGGATCACGAAATAGCGCACCGCGAATTTTTTAAAGCGGCTTTAACTGCGGCTGCCCCCGCTGCAATTATTCCGGGCTTAACTCCCAATTTTTCTTCCATTAATTTTGGTGATCGTACTGCTGTTTTAAATGCCGCTAAAACATTCGAAGATTTAGGAGTATCGGCTTATAACGGAGCGGGCAAGCTTCTCACAACTCCTGATTTTCTGGTATTAGCCGGAAAAATTGTATCGGTCGAGGCCCGTCACGCGGCCGAAATCCGGGATTTGATTTCAAATGGCACTTTCGCCGATACCGGAAATAATGATAAGGGTTTTGATTTAGTAGCCGATCCGGCCACTGTTTTAGGAGCGGCCAAATCCTTTGTAAAAGAAACCATCGACTTTAGTAAGTTACCAACATCTTAA